The nucleotide window TCCAAGGAGGTAGAAGGACGATGGCCTCACTGTGGACGGGGCCCCTGGTGAAGGGCCCCTGGTGCCCTTCTAGGGATCTGGAGGGGCCGAGGAGCCCATAAACACAGAGGGCGGGCAaggagggaagggcaggaggagaggggcagAGCTGTGGGGCGGAGGGAGGCGAGAGTACGAAGGGCCAACAGCTCACCTGGTAGAATCGGTTGCTGTTAACCTCAGCTGCACTGGGTGCATCTgggggtgtttttttcttttggccgtgccacgcggcttgcgtgatcttagttcctgaccacgGATTgacccctgggccctggcagtgaaagccctgagtcctaaccactggatgacCAGGAAactcccatgttttctttttttaaaaaattaattaatgaattaatttttggccgctttgggtcttccttgctgcgcgcgggctttctctagttgcagcgagcgggggctgctcttcgttgtggtgcgggggcttctcattgcggtggcttctcttgttgcagagcacgggctctaggcgcacgggcttcagtagttgtggcacgtgggctcatgGGCTcacgtagttgtggctcacaggctctagagcacaggctcagtagttgtggcgcacgggcttagttcctccgcagcatgtgggatcttcctggaccagggctcgaacctgcgtgccctgcattggcaggcggattcttaaccactgcgccaccagggaagtcccccccaccccgccccatgtTTTCTTAAACGCAGCTGTACTTCTGTCACTTCCCCAAGATTCCATTTGAGCTGTCCACCATTGTTTTGGATGATTTTTGTTATAATTTCTGCTTCTATCTTCCTTTCACTTCTGCCTCATCTCCTTCaatctcttatttttctatttcagcaTTTACTTCCTAAAAATGAGGACATTTGCCTATGTAACCACAATACTGTTATCACATCTTTGTCtgggctgctacaacaaaatatcacaggctgggtaacttataaacaacagaagtttatatctcacagctctgaaggctgggaggtccaagatcaaggcaccagcacgGTCGGCTGAgggctttcttcctggttcatagccagCATCTCCTTGCTATGTCCTcaggtggaaggggcaagggagctctgtAGGGTCTCTTTCATAACGGCACTAATCCCTTTCACGAGGCTTCCATTCTCATAACCTAAGCACCTCTCAAAGGGTCCACCTTCTAGTACCATCATCTTTGaaggttagggtttcaacatacgaattttggtgGAGGGCACATCCAGATCATAGCAACATCCAAGATATTTAACATTGGTACTAAAATATTATCTAATGTATATTCCATATTTAAATACTTGTAAATCCCCCCCAATTGTCCactataggtttttttttttttaaacatccagGATCCAAGCAGGAGTAATGTATCGCATTTGGTAGTTTTTCTCCAGTCTTTAGAATACTTCCTCTATCACAGTTGACTTTTTAAAGTCCAGGCCAGTTATTTGGTAGAGTATCTCACAATCCAGTCTGATTAATATCATGAGGAAATAATCAGGGTAAACATTTTGGTAAGGATGCTACATAGGTAATGTGGTATATTTCCCGTTACTTCCCACTATAGTACATACCTGGGAAGATGACTAAAAAAACGCAACCCAGTACTGTGGTACCATCCCTATAGATTTAAAGTTCTCCTAACAAATAGAAAGTGCAGTTGGGGGGCAGAGAAGATTGAGGGAGGCCACAGAATGAACGCCCTTTGGAGACAATCTTGGTTGAGTGGTGCTGGTTGAAACCAGATGGCCCTTGTAATCACTCAGGGGAGGCAGTGGACCTGTGGCTTCAGGGGAACAATGTCACTCCAAATAAACACATCATAAATAAAACGTGTGCCCCCGGTGTGGAAAACCCAGGTCCCACCCCAGGGCGAAGTCAGAGGTCAAGGTGCACAGGGACCTCGCCTGAAACAAGAGCAGCGATCGCCATAACCCTTTCTCTGCCCACACGTGAGCTGGTGGGTGGTGTTGGGCACTTCCTCTGAGCGATGCAGATCCACTAGAGCACATACAGGGATCAGGGTGGGGTGAAGATTTCAAAACTATATCTTCGGGgaattcctggtggtccagtggttaggactcggcgctttcactgctgagggcccaggttcagtccctggtcagggaactaagatcccgcaagccgtgtggtgcagccaaaaaaacccagaaaaaacaaaaaccatgtcTTCAAAAGCTGTTTGAAGGAGCCGGAATGTGTAGCCTGACTGCAAGAATTATCCTGGGGGACGTTACAGTGCttcattctctcatttatttcttagACAAACACTTATGACACACCCACTCTGGGACCAtgctgtgctgggctctgggagTGCCAGGGGGACAAACACATTGCCCTGCCTCCAAGGAGTTCACAGTCCTGTGGGGAACCAGCACGTTTGGGTACCTTCAAGTAGGCTGGCACTCAGAAGAGGAAGCCCTTTGATGATGTTTAAGACCCATGGGTGAAAGTTACCGGAAGTCAGACTTGAGTTCCATCCTATTAGACCTGCGCTCCCTAACGAGCTCCCTgaggtggggttttgttcctggtCACTGGAGTAGGTAAGCAGAGTGCCGGGGAGGACACAGGAACAGGCTTTTTTGTTCCACAAGTCATGTAAAGTCAAATTGCATGAAGAAATCTTACTTGAAGCATTCACTGAAGTTTTTCGCAAGAGAGTCCAGTATATGAAGATGTTTCATCATCTCCCTGATAACCAGGGATTGTCTAGGGCTGCTTGTCTGGAGATGTCAGAGATCTGTTGTGTCTCTTACTTTGAAAACAAGGGAGTTTTTGTCCCTTTTTATAGGTGGGAAGCCTGAGCCAGAGAAGTCATGTAACTTTCCAAAGTCCCACAGCACAGACGAAAAGTCcttggtggacttccctggtggttcagtggttaagactccgcgctcccagtgcaggggcacgggttcagtccctggttggcaaactaagataccacatgccacatagtgtggcaaaaaaaaaaaaaagtcctcggCCTCCTCATCCTGACCTTCCTTACCAGCTCAGTGATTCTCAAAAGCAGCAGCTCTGTTGCTGGCAGAAGGAACAGTAATAAGGAGCCCTGGGGCTCTTATTCCACTTTTCGTTCTAGCTCCAAGCCTTCTTCGTGGTGTCAGACGACATCATGGATTCATCCCTCACCCGACGGGGCCAGATCTGCTGGTATCAGAAGGTAAAGTGGGCGGGAAGGTAGCGGTGGGCATGGGAACAGGCCACGGGGAGATGGTCACGTGGAGCCTGTGGAGGTGTTCAGAGTTACAGGTTCTTGGTATGAGTCTAGGCCAAAGACTGATTGcttgtttttctgtgtctttgaCAGCCAGGCATAGGTTTGGATGCAATCAATGACGCTTTCCTTCTGGAAGCATGTGTCTACCGCCTGCTGAAGTTCTACTGCCGGGAGCAGCCCTATTATATGAACCTGATTGAGCTCTTCCTGCAGGTGTGCTGCAGACCAGGGCTCAGTGCCCAGAGGCTGCCCACAGTAGCCTTGGCCTCTGTAGGACATTCTCGTCTAGCTTGTTTCGGGACACAGGAGATACCTCGGTTTGCCTGGATGGGGAAGTAATTGAGGAAGGGAattggggagggtggtggtggcgAGAGGGGCTTCTGTGTCTCTGTGACTGAGGAGTCGTAAGGGATGGTGTGTGTGACTGGATGGGCCTTGAGTCTTgggcccctctctccctcctgctgtCTTTCTGACTGCCCAGGTGTCAACTGGTATGGGATGTAGGGCCCAAGATTTCAGGGTTCTCCAGCCCTGGAGAAAGCCCAGGTCATGGGCCATTTTCCTCTTCCTTAGAGTTCTTATCAGACTGAGATCGGACAGACCCTGGACCTCATCACGGCCCCCCAGGGCAATGTAGATCTTGGCAGATTCACTGAAAAGAGGTGAGGGACAATGGGAACCATATCTGGACAGTGAGggagggctggggcgggggcaTTATCCTTCTGAGGAGTTTATCTTCTCCCTGTGCTCAGGTACAAATCTATTGTCAAGTACAAGACAGCTTTCTACTCCTTTTACCTTCCTGTAGCTGCTGCTATGTATATGGTGAGTGAGCCTCCCCACCCTCGCTGCCTTGCCCATGTGGGCTTTTGGATAGGAGGCCACAGGGCAGACAACTTTGGACAGTCTGGTGCCCCCACTGAATGGCTGTGTGatcctgagcaagttacttaatctctctgagtctgtttcctcagctgtaagatGAGGATAAAAATCCCCACCCATGGAACTATTGTGAAAATTAACTGAGTGGTTAATATGAATGTGGATGGCCCATCAAGGGGGAACAATAAATCCTCCATCTGAGTACGGATAGGAGTGGGGAGGATATAATTCAGGCTGAGAGGGAGGAGACTGGATTCGGAGGTGGTCAGTGGGATTAACTGTCTGTGCTGACCTTCTCCAAGTTTCCTTTTTATCCTGAAAGAATTTGGAAATGGCGAAAAGATTAGGAAGAAGGATCAGTGACTCAGGGACTGAGCCTTGTGAGAGAAGAGATAGTCTGAGGGCCTCCAGAATGGACTCACCTCTGCCATGACTCACAGGAAGACCCAGCTAAAATAAGTGGGATGGGGGCTGGGCCATCAGTCAGGATTTCCTAGATCAGGGAAGCCAGGGATGTCTGAAAGGAGAGGACAGAAGATTTGGGGGCTGCACTGGGGCAAGACCTCGTGGAATGAAGCGGCCACAGGAAGATGAAGGTATCTCTGGTGTATGGCTTGTTAATCCCCTTTTCACTGTAGGCGGGCATTGATGGGGAGAAGGAGCATGCCAATGCCAAGAAGATTCTGCTGGAGATGGGAGAGTTCTTTCAGATTCAGGTAGGAAGGCATGAGGCACTGGCAGAGAAAAGGCTCCAActttcctctttccctgcctTGGAGCCTCTTCATTCCTCCTTTTCTGCACCTGCCCCCACCCAGGATGATTACCTTGATCTCTTTGGGGATCCCAGTGTGACGGGCAAGATCGGCACTGACATCCAGGACAACAAGTGCAGCTGGCTGGTGGTTCAGTGTCTGCAACGGGCCTCTCCGGAACAGCGCCAGATCCTGCAGGTGCCTGAGAGAGGGCTGTGGATCCCTGAGCTGCTGAAAAAGGGGATAGAGCAGTGGTTCTTCAGTGAGGGTGATTTTGACCCCCCAGAGGACGTTTGGCAGTGtcaggagacatttttttttgtcataacttggtgtgtgtgcatgtgtcacAGGTacttctagtgggtagaggccagagatgctgcccaACATCTTACAATGCATACAGTAGCTTTCCACACAAAgtattatccagcccaaaatttCAAATGTGCCAAGGGTTGGGAAACCCTGGactagaggaaactgaggcctgagccACTATCTGAGCAtttgggatggggatggggagggggaggttcAAGATCTTAGATACTAAGAGACACTTGAAACTGGAGGCAGGGATGGAGTGAATGGCATTGGAGATGTTCTGGAATATCTggatgggggaaggagaggggaccTGGAGGTGCTGGGGGGAGATTAATAAGCCCATTTTCCTGCCTCCAATCCTTCAGGAGAACTATGGGCAGAAGGAGGCCGAGAAGGTGGCCCGGGTAAAGGCGCTATACGAGGAGATGAATCTtcgggctgtgttcacgcagtaCGAGGAACACAGTTACAGCCACATTATGGGTCTCATTGAGCAGTATGCTgcgcccctgcccccagccatcTTCTTGGGGCTAGCAAACAAGATCTACAAGCGGAAAAAGTGACTTAGAGACTGTGAAGGTGGAGGGGGAGGCTCTCAATAAATTGTTGTCTAACCTGTGGTTCTTCTGTTCCTGCTTGTGCCAGCCAGGGGCGCAGCTCTGTCTAGAatgggcagggtggggggcagttGCATGGAAGCGAGGACCTCGGGCCTTGGCTTCAGGACCCTCTTGGGACTGAAAGCTTAGGCTGCATCAAAAGCCATTGAGCCGGGCCTGGTTGGGTGACACAGGCGAGACGTCAAGCGCTGGGGGCTGGGTCTGAGCCACGCCACGCCCATGCGTGAAGGGGCGCGGCTGCGCAGCGCTGGCGCCGGTtgtcccagctcccctcccctccagtctGTGCAGGCCGGGCGGGGACCCGAGCTGCGAAGGAGCAGACGCTGGAGCGGTTGCAGGAGGACCCTGGTGAGGATGGCTCGTCCTGTGGGTGTGGATGGACGGGTTGGGGCATGCGGGGTGGGGCAAGAGAGGTTAGCGGTAAAAAATGAATAGAGAAGGGGTGGGGTGGTAGCTGGATGATAGAGACAAATGGGGAGAGAATGGATAGATAGACGCGCTGGTTTTCGGAGCAGGGTGAACGTGCACCGTGGCTGGAGGCCGGAGCTCGGGGTCTGTGCCGGCTGGCCTAACTGCCAGGCGGAGTTGACATGATGACGGCTGCTCCGTCCTTTCCCCCACGCCCGCCCCTTTCCTGCATCAACCAGCCAAACGAGCCTCCCCACCACCCAATTTCAGAGCATCTGGGCGGGGCGTCCCTTGACCCCTTCCCCTGGGAGTGAGGGGCAGGCTGGGGAGCAGAGCCAGATTGCAGCAGAGAGGACCCGGAGTCCATTCTGGGCCCCATTCTTTTCCAAGCCCCTGCACCTCCAAGGAGATCGAGAGCGCAGCCGCATTCTCTGACCCTCCCCGCCCCATTCCTGGGGGGTTACATTCGACTCCACCTGCAAACACTGCAGCGGAAACTAATGGCCAGTCGATGTCTATTTGCATCTCATTTAAATATTGTCCAAGGCGCCTTTCCAGGCCTGCCCCAGCCGTCAGTCACCTCCGTGTCCTTCCCGCGGCCCGCTCCCTCACTGGCTGGGTTTCACCATCCCTGTCTTCTAGGGCTGCATCTGCGGTTGCCAGGTAGGTGGATGTGAGAGGCCTGCTCCTCATTCTCTAGAGGCCATCCCGTCGCCGCTGGCACCATGCTGTCCCCTCAGAGGGCTTTACTCTGCAACCTCAACCACATCCACCTCCAGCATGTCTCTCTGGGCCTGCACTTGTCCCGCCGTCCGGAGCTTCGGGAGGGGCCCTTGAGCACATCCCCTCCCCCAGGTGACACTGGGGGCAAGGAGAGCCGGGGCCCCTGCAGCGGGACCTTGGTGGACGCCAATTCCAACAGCCCAGCCGTTCCCTGCCGATGTTGCCAGGAGCATGGGCCAGGCCTAGAAAACCGGCAGGACCCAGCACAGGACGAAGAGGGGGCTGCCTCTCCCTCAGACCCGGGTTGCTCCTCCTCTCTCAGCTCCTGCTCAGATCTTAGCCCTGATGAGTCCCCCATCTCGGTCTActccagggacctccctggcaatGAGGATGTCCACCCTCAGCCCAGCATCATTCCTCTGGAGCAAGGCTCCTCACTGGCTTCTGCAGGTCCAGGCGCCTGCTCCCCAGACAGCTTTTGTTGCTCTCCTGATTCCTGCTCTGAAGCTTCCTCTCCACCTGGCTCTGGCCTGGACTCCAACTGCAATGCCCTGACCACCTGCCAGGACCTGCCTTCCCCAGGACTAGAGGAAGAGGATGAGGCTGAGGAGCAGGACCTCCCTACCTCTGACCTCCTAGAGGCTGATGATGGGAAAATCGATGCTGGGAAAACCGAACCCAGTTGGAAAATCAACCCCATTTGGAAAATTgacaaagagaaaactgaagctggCTGGAAAATCACTGAGAACAATAACTCTGATTGGAAAGTCAATGGGAATATTAACTCTAGCTGGAAAACTGAACCTGGAAAATTCGACTCCGGTTGGAAGACCAATACAGGAATAACTGATACGGGCTCCAAAACAGATGCAGGGAAAACTGATGGGGAATGGAGAAGTGACGTCAGCAAGGAGCCGGTGCCCCACCGGACAATCACGTCCTTCCACGAGCTGGCCCAGAAGCGCAAGCGGGGCCCAGGGCTGCCCCTCGTGCCGCAGGCCAAGAAAGACCGCAGTGACTGGCTCATCGTCTTCTCGCCAGACACCGAGCTGCCCCCCACGGGGTCGCTCGGTGGCTCCCCGGCGCCTCCCCGGGAAGTCACCACCTTCAAGGAACTCAGGTCCCGAAgccgggccccgcccccgccagtCCCGCCCCGAGACCCCCCAGCTGGCTGGTCCTTGGTCCCGCCCCGGCCCCCACCTCCACCCGTCCCTCCACGGAGGAAGAAGAACCGACCTGGGCTGCAGCCCATAGCAGAGGGGCAGCCCGAAGAGGGCAGGGCGGGGAGCCCAGCTGCTGGTGAGGAGGCCCCAGCCGCAAAGGAGCCGGAGGAACCAGGCCCGCAGGCCGGCGTTGAGGGTAAGAGGCCACAGGAGGTAGCGAGAGGAGGGCTGGGCTTTGGCCTCGCCCACACCTCCAAAGCTTCCAACCCGACCCCCTGTCTCCCCTCCATTCTGTGTCACCCATCCTTCCCGTCCCCTTCTACCAGGGAGCGCTCCGGGAAAGGGAAACGGGGTGGGTCCTTGGGTTACGGGACTAACTCTTTGCTCCCTCTTTCTCCCGCCCCTCCTTGCCTGGCTGCCCATCCCGCTGGCCTCCTTCCCCTCCGCACCTGCCCCGCCAATCCTGCCTGCAGCCAGTCCCCTCCCGCTCCCTCGGCCTCTGGTTTTCCGGTTCTCGGCTGACGGGCGCCCCCTGTTGGAGGGTGGGGGCGCGGCCGCAGCTGGGTCTCTGCTCCTGGCGCCTCTGGCCGGCTGGCCCGGCGCTGGGCTGCGGCTACTGGGGGCGCCGAGTcccccagaggagcagctgctgcCTGTCCGCCTGTCCCCGGTGGGGGCCTATTCGCCTCCGGCTAGGGGGGACCTGCCTTGCCTGGCCAGCCCTGAGCTGGCACTGCTGCTGTCCCCGCTCTTTCCCAGAAGTAGCACCTTCCCCGCCGCGGCTTCCCCACTCCGCCAGGTACCCGCCCCCCCGCTGCCACGGCCACCTCGTCCGCCGAAGGCCCCTCGCTGGACCAGGAGCCCACCGCCTCCTCCCAGGCTACGTAAGAAGGACCCGGGCCAGCCCCGCGGGCCACGCCTCAGGCGGGGCTGCCCCGCCCACTCCAAAGCCCCACCCATCCTCGCCCAGACCTATTCTGGGTCCTGCCCTTCAACCTGGGCAGATTCTAAGTTCATTGGTACTGGGGAGTCTGGCCCTGCTGGCTCCCTGTACTGGGCAAAGGTTGCTGCTTTTTCCGCTTCGTGGCCCGGCCACTCTCCCTCGAGGCCCGGGCATAGTGGATACGGGCTTAGCAGGCTTTCATGCGTTTAAGGGAGTCCCAGCAAGTCCATTGGTAAGGACCTTGGGTCACACCCTCTGTGGAATTCTCTGGCCAGTGCAGTTCGAGCCTGATCCCCACCTTGCTCGGGAAGGGTAAAGGGTGAAGTTCGCTGAGCTCATTGGCTGAGGGGGTTCTGGTCACTCCTTCTCCATGGGGCCAGCCCCACGTGGGCTGCAGCGGGCACCCTCCTCCGAGATGCTGGCGCAGGACCCCGGTTTCCCCTTTCCGGCGCCTTCCAGCCTCCCAATCCTTGGGTCTCCTCTCCCCctgtctctcctccctttcccGTCTGTCTGTCTTTCCATTGGTCCAGGCTCCCCACGTGCTCCTTGGGTCCCTGCAGACCTGACAAGGGCCCCAGGCGGCGGGCACAAtgctgcccctcccttccctcgcCCTGTCATCTCCCGCCTTACAGGCCTCTGCCTGGCAGGCGGGAGGTGAGCGCGGCTGCCCCACCTCGGGACTTCCGGGATCGAGGAGCTGGGCGGTGAGGAAGGGAAATAGGAACCGGGAAGTGGGGAGCAGGATGGCAGTGCTGAGATATGTGCAGGATTTCACTCTGGGAGCCCGGGTCGAGCTGCCGTATGCTCCACCCAGCTCTGTGCTCCCTTTCCCAAGACTTCAAGGGCAGGGATGCTGCAGACCCGCGGGAGATGACCCGtgtggaagcctggagtccttGAGGTAACCCCTGGTGTCACTGCGTTCTTCCCTTACCCCAGTCCGTAGTTCCTGGTCGTTCACCGGCGTCCCCGGGGACCAGCGACTGTGGATGGCAGAAGCCCAGAGTGGGACTGGCCAGCTGCAGGAGCAGAAAAAAGGTAGGACACCCTGACTTCCGACCCTTGGTTTGGGAATCAACTTCCCCTCGCTTTAGGCCCTCCTCTCTCAGGGTCAAATTGTGTAAACCGGGCTCTCCAAGTCCCTTGGGGTTTGCCTAGGGAGAGACAGGGGGCTTTGACgcttcttcccttccctggcccccacccaggtCTCCTGATAGCTGTCAGCGCTTCAGTGGATAAAATCATCTCGCACTTTGGGGCCGCCCGGAACTTAGTGCAGAAGGTGAAGGTGCCTGTGGGAAGGGCGTTGGGGTTGAGGAGGTGAATGTAGCTCTGAGGTGCAGGAGCAATCGGCGGGGAGAAGGCTGGAGGTATCTCTGGACCCATGCCCATTGCACTGCCTCCAGGCCCAGTTGGGGGATAGCCGTCTGAGCCCAGATGTGGGGCACCTTGTGCTGACCACCCTTTGTCCGGCCCTCCATGCCCTGGTGGCCGACGGGCTGAAGCCTTTCCGGAAAGACCTCATCACTGGGCAGCGCCGGAGCAGCCCCTGGAGCGTGGTGGAGGCGTCTGTGAAGCCAGGTGAAGGGGGAGGAGTGTGGGGCTGGGCGGGCGGGGGCAGGGACTGGGGCAGGGACTGGGCCTAGCTGACTGCGCCCTGTGTCCTCAGGCTCCAGCGCCCGTTCCCTCGGAACCCTGTATGGCCAGGTCAGCCGTCTGGCCCTGCTAAGAAGCAGCCGTAGCCGCTTCCATGCCTTCATCCTGGGCCTCCTCAAGTGAGTGGCCTTCTTTCTGGCATCCCTCCCATGGCCTGGAGATGGCAGGAGTGTCATGGGTGGGACACATGGTGGGTGCCCCATGTCCCCAGAGAAGGCCTTCCCTCTTCCAGTCTCATCTCCCATCCTCCACCCACAGGGGGCTGGAGTCCTCCACCTCCTTGAACTtctgttccctcctctctcccccagcaCTAAGCAGTTGGAGCTGTGGTTTTCCAGTCTCCAGGAAGATGCAGGTCAGAGGCTCAGATGGGAGAGGATGGGGGTGCTAGGCTGGGGCCGGTGGGGGAAGGGATCTCTTCTGTTGGTTCCCCCTGGTGCCAGATCTTACTACTCTCTTGCTTAAAACTCTTTCAAGGAGTCTTATTGTCCATAGGAGGAACGACCCAAATCCTCACCGTAACCTCCAAAGTCTTGGTTATCTGGCCTCTGCCTTCTTCTGCTCGCTGCCTTCAGGTCTGGGGCTTTCCCTGGTCCTGTGACAGTCTTCCTTTCCTGttcttcctgccccagggccctaTTTTTACTATCCCTCCACCTAGAATAGGGcttcctgcccctcctgcctcctcaTTAACTTTCATTCATCCTTCGGGTCCTTCTTCAGCGAGGCTCTACCCCCAACCTCAAACTAGGCTAACTCGCCCCCATTCCACACCCCGCTCGCCCATTTTGCTCCCATGGCCCTCAAGTCCTCCTTTTCGTTATAGATTTGTCACCACACGTTCTACGTGTGTCTCCCTCTCTAGGCCGTGGTTCCACACAGGCGGGGATGTGGCAGCTCTGCACCCCTCCGTgtccccctctctctgccccagtgCCCAGCATAGTAAGAGGCCTGGGAGGATGTTCGCCGATTGGTGGGCTGATGCTCTGGACTAGGCCCAGAGCAGGGGCTGATGTTAGCCTGCTCTTTCCCAGGCCTGCTGTCCCTTCTGTACCTGCCCACCGGCTTCTTCTCCCTGGCCCAGGGCGGCTGCCCCTCCTTGTCCACGgagctgctgctcctgctgcagcCGTTGTCGGTGCTCACCTTCCACCTGGACCTGCTTTTTgagcaccaccaccacctgcccctGGGCCTGCCTCAGGCCCCTGACCCCCCAGGCTCGCCTCCAGCCCTGCAGCAGACTGTGCAAGCCATGCTGCACTGGGGGGGTCGGCTGGCCCAGAGCCTCCGGGGGGCTTCTGGGGAGACCCCTCCAGGCCCTTCGGCCCCCTCAAGCCCGCCTACCCCAGGCAGCTGGTGGGAGCAGCTGACCCAGGCTTCCCGGGTCTACGCCTCTGGCGGCACCGAGGGCTTCCCTCTTCCCCGATGGGGATCGAGGCATCACAGGACTGCAACTGAGGTCGCACAGGAGAGGTCCCTGCCCACAGAGGAAGCTGCACCAGGCAGAGGCGTATGGCTGGGGAGACTGTTTGGAGTGCCTGGGGGCCTCACAGAAACTGAGAGTGGAGCCCCAAAGTCCAGGTAATGGGGTTCCTGGTCCTCTCCATGACTTCTGATCTCCTCTCAGAGCCCTCAGTCACcccaatttgttttttttttttggccgtgccacacaggttgtgggatcttagttcttggaccagggattgagAACCTGggacccagcagtgaaagcgccgagtcctaaccactggaccagggaattccctcagtcACCCCAATTTGAAACTCAGTAGGGATCCTTTAGGTCAGAGGTTAACAGTCTGGCTTTTCTACAGCCCTGAAGTAAAAATGGTTATATTCTTAAGTCGTTAAGTTTTAACAGTTATGTAAATACCTGCGTAATATTGTCCATTTTGCCTCTTGGCCCTCAAAGCCAAGAATACTTTCTGGccctttagaaaaaaagaaaaagttcgcCAACTCCTGCTCTAGGTTTTGACCATTGGTAGCTCTTTAATGGCTTCAGGTACTCTCTAGTGACCCTCTGGATCTAAGCCTGCTGGTTCCATAGGTCCCTTTGTAGTTTTTGGTGTTGTAGACGTTCGTTGTCACCTCCCTAGTCACCCTAAAGGTAACTGTCCCACAACTGCCACTCTGCCGTCAGCAGTGACCAATCCTGACCTCTTTTGAACCACAGTTGCGTCCCTcagcctcttcctccctccaaaGTCCTGGGTACTTGGGTTCTTTTTATGGAGGTGGGTTGACCTCTGTGACCCTGCATCCTTTCCTCCAGGAGACCATCCAGCTGGCTGCCCCCGACAGTGAGTGTGTTGGCTCTGGTGAAGCGGGGGGCACCTCCCGAGACTCCCTCTTCTCCTAAGGAACTTGAGGTCTCGGCACCCAGCACAGCGCAGACCCACAGGTAAGGAGGGTCGGGGAGAAAGTGGTGTGCGTGTTATacctatgtgtttttctgtcttcacaGAGTGGATGGGAGGCGGTGTAAACGGCCTTGGGCTGTAAAGTCAGTGCTTGGTTTGCGTTGCATCTTTGCTATTTATTATTGGTGTGACACTAatttctctgaaccttagtttctttctctgtaaaaagAGGATAATTTATACTTTTGTTATGGTTGTCATGAAGACTAAACGTGCTTTTATTCAATATAAAAGCATTTGGCACACAGAAGGTGCCCGGTTAGTGGTAACTTTTATTATGTTATGTGTATACGAATGCACACGTGTGTCCACTGGGGCACTGTTCTTCTCTTTAGAGGGGTCTTCTAATTTGGTATGAGGGGCTGCGTTGACTTTAGGGTCTGGCTTCGGTTCTCTCAATCCATTGAATTAGGCTTCTTGATTTTCCATTCGATTACTTTTCAGGTACTTACTATGTAC belongs to Pseudorca crassidens isolate mPseCra1 chromosome 2, mPseCra1.hap1, whole genome shotgun sequence and includes:
- the RUSC1 gene encoding AP-4 complex accessory subunit RUSC1 isoform X11, which encodes MAEAQSGTGQLQEQKKGLLIAVSASVDKIISHFGAARNLVQKVKAQLGDSRLSPDVGHLVLTTLCPALHALVADGLKPFRKDLITGQRRSSPWSVVEASVKPGSSARSLGTLYGQVSRLALLRSSRSRFHAFILGLLNTKQLELWFSSLQEDAGLLSLLYLPTGFFSLAQGGCPSLSTELLLLLQPLSVLTFHLDLLFEHHHHLPLGLPQAPDPPGSPPALQQTVQAMLHWGGRLAQSLRGASGETPPGPSAPSSPPTPGSWWEQLTQASRVYASGGTEGFPLPRWGSRHHRTATEVAQERSLPTEEAAPGRGVWLGRLFGVPGGLTETESGAPKSRRPSSWLPPTVSVLALVKRGAPPETPSSPKELEVSAPSTAQTHRAVRALCDHNAAGPDQLSFRHGEVLHVIATVDEDWLHCGKDGVEGLVPVGYTSLVL
- the RUSC1 gene encoding AP-4 complex accessory subunit RUSC1 isoform X9 — its product is MLPLPSLALSSPALQASAWQAGVRSSWSFTGVPGDQRLWMAEAQSGTGQLQEQKKGLLIAVSASVDKIISHFGAARNLVQKVKAQLGDSRLSPDVGHLVLTTLCPALHALVADGLKPFRKDLITGQRRSSPWSVVEASVKPGSSARSLGTLYGQVSRLALLRSSRSRFHAFILGLLNTKQLELWFSSLQEDAGLLSLLYLPTGFFSLAQGGCPSLSTELLLLLQPLSVLTFHLDLLFEHHHHLPLGLPQAPDPPGSPPALQQTVQAMLHWGGRLAQSLRGASGETPPGPSAPSSPPTPGSWWEQLTQASRVYASGGTEGFPLPRWGSRHHRTATEVAQERSLPTEEAAPGRGVWLGRLFGVPGGLTETESGAPKSRRPSSWLPPTVSVLALVKRGAPPETPSSPKELEVSAPSTAQTHRAVRALCDHNAAGPDQLSFRHGEVLHVIATVDEDWLHCGKDGVEGLVPVGYTSLVL
- the RUSC1 gene encoding AP-4 complex accessory subunit RUSC1 isoform X10; this encodes MLPLPSLALSSPALQASAWQAGVRSSWSFTGVPGDQRLWMAEAQSGTGQLQEQKKGLLIAVSASVDKIISHFGAARNLVQKAQLGDSRLSPDVGHLVLTTLCPALHALVADGLKPFRKDLITGQRRSSPWSVVEASVKPGSSARSLGTLYGQVSRLALLRSSRSRFHAFILGLLNTKQLELWFSSLQEDAGLLSLLYLPTGFFSLAQGGCPSLSTELLLLLQPLSVLTFHLDLLFEHHHHLPLGLPQAPDPPGSPPALQQTVQAMLHWGGRLAQSLRGASGETPPGPSAPSSPPTPGSWWEQLTQASRVYASGGTEGFPLPRWGSRHHRTATEVAQERSLPTEEAAPGRGVWLGRLFGVPGGLTETESGAPKSRRPSSWLPPTVSVLALVKRGAPPETPSSPKELEVSAPSTAQTHRAVRALCDHNAAGPDQLSFRHGEVLHVIATVDEDWLHCGKDGVEGLVPVGYTSLVL